In Xanthomonas sacchari, a genomic segment contains:
- a CDS encoding SlyX family protein: MQHDFSTQDRLLENRLIELETRLSFQEQALAEMSDALAEARIESQRNAELLRHLLEDLGKVRSTLYADPADEPPPPHY, from the coding sequence ATGCAGCATGATTTTTCCACCCAGGACCGGTTGCTGGAGAACCGCCTGATCGAGCTGGAAACGCGCCTCTCCTTCCAGGAGCAGGCGCTGGCGGAAATGAGCGATGCCCTGGCCGAGGCGCGTATCGAAAGCCAGCGCAACGCCGAACTGCTGCGCCACCTGCTCGAGGATCTGGGCAAGGTGCGCAGTACGCTCTACGCCGATCCGGCCGACGAACCGCCGCCGCCGCATTACTGA